In a single window of the Tellurirhabdus bombi genome:
- a CDS encoding Crp/Fnr family transcriptional regulator, translating into MSDPLRQALISCLKEAKLPKGTYLLKEGEVSNQLYFVVSGLVMAYYQQDDSEVTSWMLDDESFVCSISSFLNRLPSFETIRLLEDTLLLSIGYEDLQHLYQEFPSLNYWGRLLVEYSLLRQEQRIRMLKIKNAPERYHFFCHHYPLISQRAPNKYIASYLGISKFTLSRLRGVKMKNQFALVTENSYLYT; encoded by the coding sequence ATGAGCGATCCCCTCCGGCAGGCTTTGATAAGCTGCCTAAAGGAAGCCAAACTGCCCAAAGGCACTTACCTGCTCAAGGAAGGCGAAGTCTCCAACCAGCTTTATTTTGTGGTTAGTGGTTTGGTGATGGCCTACTACCAGCAGGATGATAGCGAAGTCACTTCCTGGATGCTTGACGATGAAAGCTTCGTTTGTTCTATCTCCAGCTTTTTAAACCGCCTACCCTCCTTTGAGACCATCCGGCTGTTGGAAGACACGCTTCTTTTATCCATTGGTTACGAGGATCTTCAGCATCTTTATCAGGAGTTTCCTTCTTTAAACTATTGGGGACGCCTTTTGGTTGAATACTCGCTTTTGCGGCAGGAACAACGCATTCGAATGCTAAAGATTAAAAACGCTCCTGAGCGGTATCACTTCTTTTGCCACCATTATCCGCTCATTAGTCAACGAGCGCCAAACAAATACATTGCCTCCTATTTGGGTATCTCTAAATTTACGCTGAGCCGGCTGCGCGGCGTAAAAATGAAGAACCAATTTGCCTTGGTTACTGAAAATTCATATTTGTATACATAG
- a CDS encoding DUF2141 domain-containing protein, translating to MRPVPAEKSTLTITIGNVKARGGTIRVALFKQGQKFPDGAPLQAKVVGDDAKKVSLSVEPGWYAVAVYHDQNNNGQLDKKIFGIPKEPYGFSNNIRPATSAPKFDECKIQVQQNEKEIAIKLL from the coding sequence TTGCGACCAGTTCCAGCCGAAAAAAGCACCCTTACCATTACAATTGGAAACGTAAAAGCCCGGGGCGGTACAATTCGGGTAGCACTTTTCAAACAAGGACAGAAATTTCCGGACGGAGCTCCCTTGCAGGCTAAAGTAGTTGGGGACGATGCGAAAAAAGTAAGTTTATCGGTAGAGCCGGGCTGGTATGCCGTGGCCGTTTACCACGATCAGAACAACAATGGGCAACTGGACAAAAAGATATTCGGTATTCCAAAGGAACCGTATGGCTTCAGTAACAACATTCGCCCCGCTACGTCCGCTCCAAAATTTGATGAATGTAAGATCCAGGTACAGCAGAACGAAAAGGAAATTGCTATCAAATTACTCTAG
- the guaB gene encoding IMP dehydrogenase has protein sequence MSLDSSKFLYEALTYDDVLLLPAYSDVLPRDTQTSSQLTRNIRLNIPLISAAMDTVTEYELAIAMAQEGGIGMIHKNMSIEAQAEQVRKVKRSESGMILDPITLSEGASLGDAHKIMRDFKIGGIPVVDASNRLVGILTNRDLRFQTELSKPVTDIMTREKLITAREGITLDEAESILQEFKIEKLPIVDGENRLVGLITYKDILKKKSHPNACKDEFGRLRVGAAVGVTPDLTRRIEALVKAGVDVISVDTAHGHSQGVIDAVKGIKEKFPKLDVIAGNVATGAGAKALADAGADAVKVGVGPGSICTTRIIAGIGMPQLTAVYESAKALQGTGVPVIADGGIRFSGDITKAIAGGAATVMIGSLLAGTEEAPGEVVLYEGRRFKTYRGMGSVEAMEEGSKDRYFQDAEDDIKKLVPEGIVGRVPYKGRVSEITYQLVGGLKAGMGYCGAKDIETLQQAKFVKITTAGSRESHPHDIQIQKEAPNYSAR, from the coding sequence ATGAGTTTAGACTCCTCTAAGTTCCTCTACGAAGCACTTACCTACGACGACGTACTACTACTGCCCGCTTATTCTGACGTTCTTCCGCGCGATACGCAAACCAGCTCACAACTTACTCGTAACATCCGTTTAAACATTCCGCTGATTTCGGCGGCAATGGATACCGTAACGGAGTACGAATTAGCGATTGCGATGGCGCAGGAAGGGGGAATTGGCATGATTCACAAGAACATGAGCATTGAGGCCCAGGCCGAGCAGGTTCGGAAAGTCAAACGCTCCGAAAGCGGCATGATCCTCGATCCCATTACCTTGTCAGAAGGGGCATCACTGGGAGATGCGCATAAAATCATGCGTGATTTCAAAATTGGCGGGATTCCCGTCGTTGATGCATCCAACAGACTAGTCGGGATTTTAACCAATCGTGACCTGCGTTTTCAAACGGAGCTATCAAAGCCCGTTACCGATATCATGACCCGCGAAAAGCTTATTACTGCCCGTGAAGGAATTACCCTGGACGAAGCGGAAAGCATTTTGCAAGAATTTAAGATTGAAAAATTGCCGATTGTAGATGGCGAAAATCGTCTGGTCGGTTTAATTACGTACAAAGACATTCTGAAAAAGAAAAGCCATCCGAACGCTTGCAAAGACGAATTTGGTCGGCTGCGGGTTGGGGCTGCCGTTGGGGTCACCCCCGATCTGACGCGTCGGATTGAAGCACTCGTGAAGGCCGGAGTAGACGTAATCAGTGTTGATACGGCTCACGGGCATTCGCAAGGCGTAATCGATGCCGTAAAAGGCATTAAAGAGAAATTTCCGAAACTGGACGTAATCGCTGGAAACGTAGCAACGGGCGCTGGCGCGAAAGCCCTGGCCGACGCGGGTGCCGACGCCGTGAAAGTCGGTGTTGGACCAGGAAGTATCTGTACCACACGGATTATTGCCGGAATCGGGATGCCCCAATTAACCGCCGTTTACGAATCAGCGAAGGCACTGCAAGGTACGGGCGTTCCCGTAATTGCGGATGGCGGGATTCGTTTCTCGGGCGACATTACGAAAGCCATTGCGGGCGGTGCAGCCACCGTTATGATTGGATCGTTGCTAGCCGGAACCGAAGAAGCGCCGGGTGAAGTCGTTCTGTATGAAGGTCGTCGTTTCAAAACCTACCGGGGGATGGGATCGGTGGAAGCGATGGAAGAAGGTTCAAAAGACCGTTACTTCCAGGACGCAGAAGACGATATCAAAAAACTGGTTCCCGAAGGAATTGTAGGACGCGTGCCTTACAAAGGTCGGGTGTCGGAAATTACCTATCAGTTGGTGGGTGGTCTGAAAGCCGGAATGGGTTACTGCGGAGCGAAAGACATCGAGACACTGCAACAGGCTAAGTTTGTGAAAATCACCACCGCCGGTTCGCGCGAAAGCCACCCGCACGATATCCAGATTCAGAAAGAAGCGCCGAATTATTCAGCGCGTTGA
- a CDS encoding metallophosphoesterase family protein, protein MRIAFLTDLHIGTENQHPQGVDIRQNFLDALHFLTEMKPDCLVIGGDVCYQQGDREIYRWVLPHLDALGLPYYVISGNHDDSVLLAEEFRLGADLHGQELYFSRVLDTQTALFLDTARGYCSETQWEWLETQLKSLEGNLLVFMHHPPLLADVKYMDINYPFQQRDRLMTLLKSAPGQVTVVCGHYHAERLILVDNVRVLVTPSLFFQMKHDPVECIIEHYRMGIRELNLFTDRLTSTLHYLEGNRTSTK, encoded by the coding sequence ATGCGGATCGCTTTTCTCACAGATCTTCATATTGGTACAGAAAACCAGCATCCGCAGGGCGTAGATATCCGGCAGAACTTTCTGGATGCCTTGCATTTTCTTACCGAAATGAAACCCGATTGCCTCGTTATTGGCGGCGACGTTTGTTACCAGCAAGGCGACCGGGAAATTTACCGCTGGGTGTTACCGCATTTGGATGCGCTTGGTTTGCCTTATTACGTCATTTCGGGCAATCACGACGATTCGGTCTTGCTGGCGGAGGAATTTCGACTTGGGGCTGATTTGCACGGTCAGGAGCTTTATTTTTCTCGCGTACTGGATACGCAAACCGCGCTTTTTTTGGATACGGCCAGAGGCTACTGCTCTGAAACGCAGTGGGAGTGGCTGGAAACGCAACTAAAATCTTTAGAGGGTAATTTACTCGTATTCATGCATCATCCTCCCTTACTGGCTGATGTTAAATACATGGATATAAACTATCCGTTTCAGCAGCGGGACCGGCTTATGACTTTGCTGAAATCGGCGCCGGGGCAGGTAACAGTCGTTTGCGGGCATTACCACGCAGAGCGTCTGATTTTAGTAGATAACGTGCGGGTTCTAGTGACGCCTTCGCTATTTTTCCAGATGAAACACGACCCGGTTGAATGCATAATCGAACACTATCGCATGGGCATTCGGGAACTCAATCTCTTCACGGACCGGCTAACCAGTACACTGCATTATCTGGAAGGAAACCGGACTTCCACAAAGTAA
- a CDS encoding SDR family oxidoreductase, which translates to MAKRILITGSNGLLGQKLVDLITQTYPEINLIATARGENRLPYAEGYEYRAMDITDRDQVLTVIGETKPDAIIHTAAMTNVDQCESEKDACWAQNVKAVEYLVEAAQANDAFLLHVSTDFIFDGAAGPYDEEAEANPISFYGWSKYAAEKVVIHSGIRWGIARTVLVYGIAHDMSRTNIILWVKKSLEDGKTIKVVTDQWRTPTLAEDLATGCFLIADQQAEGIFNISGKDFLNPYEMAIKTADYFGLDKALITQADSTTFSQPARRPPRTGFILDKPRQVLGYEPHSFEEGIAVLAGQIAAPKSF; encoded by the coding sequence ATGGCAAAACGCATTCTTATTACGGGTTCTAACGGCTTATTGGGTCAAAAACTAGTTGATCTGATTACCCAAACCTATCCTGAAATTAACCTGATTGCTACAGCACGTGGCGAAAACCGACTGCCTTACGCAGAAGGGTATGAATACCGCGCGATGGACATTACGGATCGCGATCAGGTGTTGACCGTGATTGGCGAAACTAAACCCGACGCCATTATCCACACGGCAGCCATGACCAATGTGGACCAGTGCGAAAGCGAAAAAGATGCCTGCTGGGCGCAGAATGTCAAAGCGGTGGAATATCTGGTGGAAGCCGCCCAGGCGAACGATGCCTTTCTGTTGCATGTCTCTACGGATTTCATTTTTGATGGAGCTGCCGGTCCCTATGACGAAGAAGCCGAAGCCAACCCGATCAGTTTCTACGGCTGGAGCAAATATGCCGCCGAAAAAGTCGTTATTCATTCGGGCATTCGCTGGGGCATTGCCCGCACCGTGCTTGTTTATGGCATTGCGCACGACATGAGCCGCACTAACATCATTTTGTGGGTGAAAAAATCGCTGGAAGATGGCAAAACGATTAAGGTAGTTACCGATCAGTGGCGCACCCCTACGTTGGCGGAAGATCTGGCGACGGGTTGTTTTCTGATCGCCGATCAGCAGGCTGAAGGAATTTTCAATATTTCCGGTAAAGATTTTCTGAATCCGTATGAGATGGCCATCAAGACGGCGGATTATTTCGGACTGGATAAAGCTCTGATCACGCAGGCCGATTCGACCACGTTTTCGCAACCCGCGCGCCGCCCGCCGCGTACCGGATTTATCCTGGACAAACCCCGGCAAGTACTGGGTTATGAACCCCATAGTTTTGAAGAAGGCATTGCTGTTTTAGCGGGTCAGATAGCCGCCCCAAAGTCGTTTTAA
- a CDS encoding peptidylprolyl isomerase — protein MRHLLLLTALLLTFPTWAAKPPKKKDYLVTLTTDYGTMRLILYNQTPLHRDNFIKLVKKNFYDDLLFHRVIEKFMIQGGDPNSKKADPGQPLGSGDVGYKVPAEFVPELFHKKGALAAARDNNPEKASSGCQFYIVQGRVWDDESLKTQMARIATLNGHQPTEAQQQVYKRLGGSPHLDGNYTVFGEVIDGLAVVDSIAKQPQNPAGNRPLKDVRMKVSGEWMKKKKITKQFGYTY, from the coding sequence ATGCGCCATTTATTACTATTAACGGCTCTTTTATTAACTTTCCCAACGTGGGCGGCCAAGCCTCCAAAGAAAAAAGACTATCTGGTTACGCTGACTACGGATTACGGAACCATGCGGCTCATTCTTTATAATCAGACGCCCTTGCACCGCGATAATTTCATCAAGCTGGTGAAGAAAAATTTTTACGATGATTTGCTCTTTCACCGGGTGATCGAAAAATTCATGATTCAGGGCGGTGATCCAAATTCCAAAAAAGCGGACCCCGGTCAGCCGCTGGGTTCTGGCGATGTTGGGTATAAGGTGCCGGCGGAATTTGTCCCGGAATTATTTCACAAAAAAGGGGCCCTGGCCGCTGCCCGCGACAACAATCCAGAAAAAGCGTCGAGTGGTTGCCAGTTTTACATTGTCCAAGGTCGGGTCTGGGACGATGAAAGCCTGAAAACCCAGATGGCCCGCATCGCTACCCTGAACGGACACCAGCCTACGGAAGCCCAACAGCAGGTTTATAAAAGGCTGGGCGGCAGCCCCCACCTGGACGGTAACTACACCGTTTTTGGCGAAGTAATTGATGGGTTGGCCGTGGTAGACAGCATTGCCAAGCAACCCCAGAATCCGGCGGGAAACCGGCCTCTGAAAGACGTTCGCATGAAAGTATCGGGTGAGTGGATGAAGAAGAAAAAGATTACAAAACAGTTCGGATATACCTACTGA
- the hemC gene encoding hydroxymethylbilane synthase: protein MNIKIGTRSSRLALWQAYHIQEVLKQGGVDSELVLIETKGDKVLDRSLAKIGSKGVFTQELEDQLRDGTIDIAVHSAKDLQSSLPEDLTIIAFTERERVNDVLVSHDKSLSLTSGKSFVVGTSSTRRVAMLKHFCPHIKTVDMRGNLQTRLRKLEEGQCDALLLAFAGVHRMEYDDLIAEYLPTSDFTPAVGQGSIAIEAATSLEPEKLALIRRLTNHETTEVCLKAERAFLRRLEGGCSIPVFGLATFADDQVSLTGGIVSLDGTEILRETFSGVSAEAEQLGHSLAEHILAQGGDEILRSVRENL from the coding sequence ATGAACATAAAAATAGGTACTCGCAGCAGTCGGCTTGCTTTGTGGCAAGCCTATCATATTCAGGAAGTTTTGAAACAGGGCGGTGTCGATTCAGAACTGGTTTTGATTGAAACCAAAGGCGACAAAGTGCTGGACCGTTCGTTGGCAAAGATTGGTAGTAAAGGCGTTTTTACGCAGGAGCTGGAAGATCAACTGCGCGACGGAACCATTGATATTGCGGTTCATAGCGCGAAAGACCTGCAATCGTCACTACCTGAAGACCTGACTATTATTGCCTTTACTGAACGCGAGCGAGTCAACGATGTGCTGGTTAGCCACGACAAAAGTCTGTCGCTGACGAGCGGCAAAAGCTTTGTGGTGGGCACTTCATCGACCCGGCGGGTAGCAATGTTGAAGCATTTTTGTCCGCACATCAAAACCGTTGACATGCGGGGTAACCTGCAAACGCGGCTCCGCAAACTTGAAGAAGGGCAATGCGACGCTTTGCTGCTGGCCTTTGCGGGCGTTCATCGGATGGAATACGACGATTTGATAGCTGAATATTTACCAACCAGCGACTTCACCCCAGCGGTTGGCCAGGGTAGCATTGCCATTGAGGCCGCGACTTCGCTCGAGCCGGAGAAACTGGCTTTGATTCGCCGCCTGACCAACCACGAAACCACCGAAGTTTGCCTGAAAGCAGAACGGGCCTTTTTGCGTCGTTTGGAAGGTGGGTGCAGCATTCCGGTTTTTGGTTTGGCGACTTTCGCCGATGATCAGGTAAGCCTGACGGGGGGAATTGTTAGTCTGGACGGCACCGAGATTCTGCGCGAAACTTTTTCGGGTGTTTCTGCCGAAGCCGAGCAGTTGGGGCATAGTCTGGCCGAGCACATTCTGGCGCAGGGAGGCGATGAGATTTTGCGGAGCGTACGGGAAAATTTATAA
- the rimK gene encoding 30S ribosomal protein S6--L-glutamate ligase, translated as MHIAILSTNPDLYSTRRLVEAIEQRKHEATVIDHLRCQVMIEGGKPSIIYRNKPLEQIDAIIPRIGASVTDYGCAVVRQFEMMKVFTTAKSQAISRSRNKLRSLQVLSKAGVGLPKTVFAKQPKDLDQLLALVGGPPVVIKLLEGTQGIGVVLAETGKTARSTIETLYGLKANVLIQEYIAEAKGADIRAFVVGGRVVGAMKRQGKEGEFRSNLHLGGNGTQMTLSPEEEETAINAAKALGLRVAGVDMLQSNRGPLVLEVNSSPGLEGIEKTTGIDIASQIIQFIEEKIPADENDTVGV; from the coding sequence ATGCATATTGCAATCTTGTCTACCAATCCGGATCTGTATTCGACCCGCCGGTTGGTGGAGGCTATCGAGCAACGCAAGCACGAAGCGACGGTGATTGACCACCTGCGCTGCCAGGTTATGATTGAAGGCGGCAAGCCATCCATCATATACCGCAACAAACCGCTCGAGCAAATCGACGCCATCATTCCCCGAATCGGCGCTTCCGTTACGGATTATGGATGCGCGGTGGTGCGGCAATTTGAAATGATGAAAGTTTTTACGACCGCCAAATCACAAGCTATCTCGCGGTCCCGAAATAAATTGCGAAGTTTGCAGGTGCTTTCCAAAGCGGGTGTTGGCTTACCCAAGACCGTGTTTGCCAAGCAACCTAAAGACCTCGACCAATTGCTGGCGCTGGTAGGTGGTCCGCCCGTTGTCATTAAATTGCTGGAAGGAACGCAAGGCATCGGTGTGGTGCTGGCCGAAACCGGAAAAACGGCTAGATCGACCATTGAAACGCTTTATGGGCTGAAAGCCAACGTTTTGATTCAGGAATACATTGCCGAAGCCAAAGGAGCTGATATACGTGCCTTTGTGGTGGGCGGACGCGTTGTTGGGGCGATGAAACGCCAGGGCAAAGAAGGCGAATTTCGCTCGAATCTGCATTTGGGCGGTAATGGTACGCAGATGACGCTCTCGCCGGAAGAAGAAGAAACGGCCATCAATGCGGCCAAGGCGCTAGGCTTGCGCGTTGCGGGCGTCGACATGCTCCAATCGAACCGGGGGCCGCTGGTTCTGGAGGTGAATTCATCGCCGGGTTTGGAAGGCATTGAGAAAACGACCGGCATCGACATTGCCAGTCAAATTATTCAATTCATTGAGGAAAAAATTCCTGCTGATGAAAACGATACAGTAGGTGTTTAG
- a CDS encoding ATP-dependent zinc protease family protein, protein MKKVSTSRPKQLIGYSDRIDFPDFGLQDVEAKIDTGAYTSALHCIDVQLISHNDTRQLQFTIASGQSGDQLQITTEQFQYKTIKNSFGQSEKRFVIRTRVRLMGKIIVAEFSLANRGSMRFPVLLGRKLIRNKFIVDVSLKDVSFRAKKQTP, encoded by the coding sequence GTGAAAAAAGTATCCACATCCCGGCCCAAGCAACTAATCGGTTATTCCGACCGCATTGATTTTCCGGACTTTGGCCTTCAGGATGTCGAGGCGAAGATCGATACCGGCGCTTATACCTCAGCTCTGCACTGTATCGATGTTCAGTTGATATCTCATAATGATACGCGCCAGCTTCAGTTCACCATTGCCAGTGGGCAGAGCGGCGACCAGTTGCAAATTACCACCGAACAGTTTCAGTATAAAACCATCAAAAATTCATTTGGTCAATCGGAGAAACGATTTGTGATTCGAACGAGGGTGCGTTTGATGGGGAAAATCATTGTGGCAGAGTTTTCGCTCGCGAACCGGGGCAGCATGCGCTTTCCGGTTTTGCTCGGTCGAAAGCTAATACGCAATAAGTTTATTGTTGATGTATCCTTGAAAGACGTTTCCTTCCGGGCAAAAAAACAAACTCCGTAA